The Lacrimispora xylanolytica genome has a segment encoding these proteins:
- a CDS encoding MerR family transcriptional regulator — MTVKEVSEKYNIPQDTLRYYERIGMIPKVTRTSGGIRNYQKEDLEWVELAICMRSAGLPVEVMAQYVKLNQEGDITIPDRLELLKKQREVLHEQRKQLDATLDRLNYKIERYEHAVDTGKLSWN; from the coding sequence ATGACAGTAAAAGAAGTAAGTGAGAAATACAACATCCCACAGGATACCCTCCGCTATTACGAACGGATTGGAATGATTCCTAAAGTCACTCGTACGTCCGGCGGAATCAGAAACTATCAGAAAGAAGATTTAGAGTGGGTAGAGCTGGCTATATGCATGAGAAGTGCTGGTCTGCCTGTTGAAGTAATGGCCCAATACGTGAAGCTGAATCAGGAGGGAGATATCACCATACCAGATAGACTCGAGCTTCTAAAAAAACAAAGAGAAGTGCTTCACGAACAAAGAAAACAGCTGGATGCCACACTGGACCGGCTGAATTATAAAATTGAACGATATGAACATGCAGTGGATACAGGCAAGCTGTCATGGAATTAA
- a CDS encoding 1-deoxy-D-xylulose-5-phosphate synthase, giving the protein MYLEQINQPSDVRKLNKEQLIDLAAEMRLALLEKLSRHGGHFGPNFGMVEATIALHYVFDSPTDKMVYDISHQSYCHKMLTGRKDSFLYEEHYNDVTGFSNPDESEHDFFILGHTSTSVSLACGLAKARDLKGQKENIIAIIGDGSLSGGEALEGLDFAPELKSNLIIVVNDNDMSIAENHGGLYSNLKLLRDTNGEAECNLFKALGLDYHFVKDGNDTQKLIEAFKKVKDSNHPVVVHICTQKGKGYLPAEQDRENWHYSAPFDKETGKPLYSSDRENYSGLTGEFLMKKMKEDKTLVAITSGTPTVMGFTEEKRKEVGSQFVDVGIAEEHAVALASGIAANGGNPVYGVYSTFLQRTYDQLSQDLCINNNPAAILIFAASVYGMSDVTHLGFFDIPMISNIPNLVYLAPTTKEEYLAMLDWSITQKEHPVAIRVPGGGIISGGDPVDADFNNLNQYQVTQKGKKAAIVALGTFYSLGKEVADEIKKATGLQPTLINPRFITGIDEKLLEELKVDHEIVITIEDGILDGGFGEKITRFYGPSPMKVLNYGLKKEFLDRYDVKEVLKKNRLTKELIVEDILKLANQL; this is encoded by the coding sequence ATGTATTTAGAACAGATCAACCAGCCTTCCGACGTACGGAAGTTAAATAAAGAACAGCTTATAGACTTAGCAGCAGAAATGCGACTGGCACTTCTGGAAAAGCTGAGCAGACACGGAGGACATTTTGGTCCCAACTTTGGTATGGTGGAGGCAACCATTGCATTACACTATGTTTTTGATTCTCCAACAGATAAGATGGTATATGACATATCTCACCAAAGCTATTGCCATAAAATGCTCACCGGCAGAAAAGATTCGTTCCTCTATGAAGAACATTATAACGATGTAACAGGCTTTAGTAATCCGGATGAGAGCGAGCACGATTTCTTTATTCTGGGACACACATCAACATCAGTAAGCCTTGCCTGCGGTCTGGCTAAGGCAAGAGATTTAAAAGGCCAGAAAGAAAATATCATAGCAATCATCGGAGATGGTTCATTAAGCGGCGGAGAAGCGCTGGAAGGACTTGATTTTGCCCCGGAGCTTAAAAGCAACCTAATCATTGTAGTCAATGACAACGACATGTCCATCGCAGAGAACCACGGCGGTCTGTATTCAAATTTGAAGCTTCTTCGTGATACCAATGGAGAAGCAGAGTGCAACTTATTTAAAGCCCTGGGACTTGATTACCATTTTGTGAAAGATGGAAATGACACACAGAAGCTCATAGAAGCATTTAAAAAAGTCAAAGACTCCAATCATCCTGTAGTCGTTCATATCTGCACGCAAAAAGGAAAAGGATATCTTCCCGCAGAACAAGACCGGGAGAACTGGCATTACAGCGCGCCGTTTGACAAGGAAACCGGCAAACCGCTGTATTCCTCAGACCGTGAAAATTACTCCGGCTTAACTGGTGAGTTTCTCATGAAGAAAATGAAAGAAGATAAAACATTAGTTGCCATCACCTCAGGAACACCTACGGTTATGGGATTTACGGAGGAGAAAAGAAAGGAAGTAGGTTCCCAGTTCGTTGATGTGGGAATTGCGGAAGAGCATGCCGTTGCACTTGCCTCCGGCATCGCAGCCAATGGAGGCAATCCGGTATACGGCGTTTACAGCACATTTTTACAGAGAACCTATGACCAGCTGTCTCAGGATCTTTGTATCAACAATAATCCGGCTGCCATCCTTATATTCGCAGCCTCAGTCTATGGAATGAGCGATGTCACACATCTTGGTTTCTTCGACATTCCAATGATATCAAACATACCAAACCTGGTGTACCTTGCACCAACCACAAAGGAAGAGTATCTTGCCATGCTTGACTGGAGCATAACCCAAAAAGAACACCCGGTAGCAATCCGTGTACCAGGCGGTGGTATTATATCCGGCGGTGACCCTGTAGATGCAGATTTTAACAATTTAAATCAATATCAGGTAACACAAAAGGGCAAAAAAGCTGCTATCGTGGCACTTGGAACCTTTTATTCCCTTGGCAAAGAGGTGGCTGATGAAATTAAAAAGGCTACAGGCTTACAGCCAACACTCATCAATCCCAGGTTTATCACCGGAATCGATGAGAAATTGCTTGAGGAGTTAAAGGTAGACCATGAGATAGTAATAACAATCGAGGATGGAATTCTGGACGGCGGTTTTGGAGAGAAGATTACCAGATTCTATGGCCCGTCTCCCATGAAGGTATTGAATTACGGTCTGAAAAAAGAATTCCTGGATAGATATGATGTGAAGGAAGTTCTTAAAAAGAATCGGCTGACAAAGGAATTAATCGTAGAAGATATTTTGAAGCTCGCCAATCAATTGTAA
- a CDS encoding HNH endonuclease: protein MGFNPGISIGDQIKNQDLMRIFGCSNSSGMRRAKKTGTLVLIADETKGLYSDKWSDNGVLHYTGMGKTGDQVLTGNQNITLYNSNTNGVEVHLFEVMKRTIYTYRGIVKLVETPYQTTQADENGNMRKVWIFPVKPIDDSVAAERLEKEISTLSNVELIKRSRMSKPDKTPKKTEATVYYRDPYLKEMVKRIAEGKCQSCGAVAPFNDKNNEPYLEEHHVKRLADGGADTIENVVAICPNCHRRVHVLNSDTDNIILESVAKQNVERFNWLLAYEKKLSE, encoded by the coding sequence TTGGGATTTAACCCAGGGATATCTATAGGAGATCAAATTAAAAATCAAGATTTGATGAGAATATTCGGTTGCAGTAATTCCAGTGGTATGCGCCGTGCAAAAAAAACAGGAACATTAGTATTGATAGCGGATGAAACAAAAGGCCTATATAGTGATAAATGGAGTGACAATGGTGTATTACATTATACAGGGATGGGCAAAACTGGAGATCAAGTATTAACCGGAAATCAAAATATTACGTTATATAATTCAAATACCAATGGGGTAGAGGTTCATCTATTTGAAGTCATGAAAAGAACCATTTACACATATCGTGGCATTGTTAAATTAGTTGAGACTCCATATCAGACAACACAAGCAGATGAAAATGGTAATATGAGAAAAGTATGGATATTTCCTGTAAAACCGATTGATGACTCTGTCGCTGCGGAAAGGTTAGAAAAAGAAATAAGTACTTTATCAAATGTTGAGCTGATTAAAAGATCAAGAATGAGTAAGCCAGATAAAACGCCTAAAAAAACCGAGGCAACGGTTTATTACCGTGATCCTTATTTAAAAGAAATGGTTAAACGGATTGCAGAAGGAAAATGTCAAAGTTGTGGCGCTGTAGCACCATTTAATGATAAGAATAACGAACCGTATCTTGAAGAACATCATGTAAAACGGTTAGCAGATGGTGGAGCAGATACGATTGAAAATGTCGTGGCAATATGTCCAAATTGTCATAGAAGGGTCCACGTATTGAATAGCGATACGGATAACATTATACTTGAGAGTGTTGCTAAGCAAAATGTAGAACGTTTCAATTGGTTGCTAGCATATGAAAAGAAACTATCTGAATGA
- a CDS encoding hydratase, with product MVKLYDSGVYLVNGMEVVPEAKSGKVEAITGQPVNQKEAEKGTIAYSIMEAHNTSNDMSKLKLKFDAMTSHDITFVGIIQTAKASGMEKFPVPYVLTNCHNTLCAVGGTINEDDHMFGLSAAKKYGGIFVPPHIAVIHQYMREMHAGCGRMILGSDSHTRYGALGTMAIGEGGGELVKQLLCDTYDVAYPGVVAVYLTGKPQPGVGPQDIALAIIGAVFKSGYVKNKVMEFVGPGVASMTTDYRNGIDVMTTETTCLSSIWKTDEDTKEFLALHGRPEEYKELNPADVAYYDGCVYVDLNTVKPMIALPFHPSNVYEIDELNSNLGDILRSVEKEAAKISGGRASFTLTDKIVDGKLQVQQGIIAGCAGGNYTNVIEAAHALRGKDCGCDEFSLAVYPSSQPVFIDLVKKGVVAELMEAGAVIRTAFCGPCFGAGDTPVHNGLSIRHTTRNFPNREGSKPGEGQMSAVALMDARSIAATAANGGILTSAAELSCWGDIPEYSFDRGVYDKRVYQGYNKAEEDKELVYGPNIKDWPVMGALTDNILLKVCSKIMDEVTTTDELIPSGETSSFRSNPLGLAEFTLSRRDPQYVGRSKAVDRLEKGRMKGEDVFALEPELEHVFSAIRTIENLADIKAEDTEIGSMIYAVKPGDGSAREQAASCQRVIGGLANITKEYATKRYRSNVMNWGMIPFQMTEEPEFEVGDYIFVPGIRKALDGDLKNITAYQVKGNEMKELHLFIADMTSEEREIVKAGCLINYNKNRKGIL from the coding sequence ATGGTTAAGCTGTATGATAGTGGCGTATATCTGGTCAATGGAATGGAGGTCGTTCCGGAGGCTAAATCCGGAAAAGTGGAAGCAATCACAGGGCAGCCGGTGAATCAAAAAGAAGCGGAGAAAGGAACCATAGCATATTCCATTATGGAGGCTCATAATACTTCCAATGATATGTCTAAATTGAAACTGAAATTTGATGCCATGACTTCCCATGATATCACATTTGTTGGTATTATTCAGACGGCTAAAGCATCTGGCATGGAAAAATTTCCGGTTCCTTATGTTCTAACAAATTGTCACAACACATTATGCGCTGTTGGTGGTACAATTAATGAAGATGACCATATGTTTGGTCTGTCAGCGGCTAAGAAATACGGCGGCATTTTTGTTCCGCCACATATTGCTGTCATTCATCAGTACATGAGAGAGATGCATGCAGGATGCGGGCGAATGATCTTAGGCTCAGATTCCCATACCAGGTACGGTGCACTTGGTACCATGGCAATCGGAGAAGGCGGCGGAGAGTTAGTAAAGCAGCTTTTGTGTGATACCTATGATGTAGCATATCCAGGTGTGGTTGCCGTATACTTAACCGGTAAGCCACAGCCAGGAGTGGGTCCTCAGGACATCGCACTGGCTATTATTGGCGCAGTATTCAAATCCGGCTATGTAAAGAACAAGGTAATGGAATTTGTGGGACCAGGCGTTGCTTCCATGACAACTGACTACCGAAACGGCATTGATGTAATGACAACGGAGACGACCTGCCTCTCCTCCATTTGGAAGACCGATGAAGATACCAAAGAGTTCTTAGCTCTTCATGGTCGCCCAGAGGAATATAAGGAGTTAAACCCAGCAGATGTTGCTTATTATGATGGCTGTGTATATGTAGATTTAAACACAGTAAAACCCATGATAGCACTTCCGTTCCATCCAAGCAATGTCTATGAAATCGATGAACTAAATAGCAATCTGGGCGATATTTTAAGAAGTGTGGAAAAAGAAGCTGCTAAAATCAGCGGGGGACGAGCTTCCTTCACTCTTACAGATAAAATTGTGGATGGAAAGCTCCAGGTTCAGCAGGGGATCATAGCAGGCTGTGCCGGAGGCAACTACACCAATGTAATCGAAGCGGCCCATGCATTAAGAGGCAAGGACTGCGGATGTGATGAGTTTTCTCTGGCAGTCTATCCATCCTCTCAGCCGGTATTTATTGACTTAGTGAAAAAAGGCGTTGTTGCTGAGTTAATGGAAGCGGGAGCTGTCATCCGTACTGCATTCTGCGGTCCGTGTTTTGGAGCCGGAGATACTCCTGTTCACAATGGTCTGAGCATCCGTCATACCACCAGAAATTTCCCTAACCGGGAAGGCTCAAAGCCAGGAGAAGGACAGATGTCAGCGGTTGCACTCATGGATGCCAGATCCATTGCGGCTACGGCTGCCAATGGAGGTATTTTAACCTCAGCAGCAGAGCTTTCCTGCTGGGGCGATATTCCAGAGTATTCCTTTGACCGAGGCGTCTATGACAAGCGGGTTTATCAGGGATATAATAAGGCGGAAGAGGACAAAGAACTGGTTTACGGACCTAACATCAAGGACTGGCCGGTCATGGGTGCCCTTACCGATAATATCTTATTAAAGGTCTGCTCTAAAATCATGGACGAGGTAACCACCACAGATGAACTGATTCCCTCCGGAGAAACCTCATCCTTTCGTTCCAACCCCTTAGGGCTGGCAGAATTTACCTTATCAAGAAGAGACCCTCAATATGTAGGAAGAAGCAAAGCGGTGGACCGTCTGGAAAAAGGCCGTATGAAGGGTGAGGATGTCTTTGCCTTAGAGCCTGAATTAGAGCACGTTTTTTCTGCTATCCGCACCATAGAAAATCTTGCGGATATAAAAGCGGAAGACACGGAAATAGGAAGTATGATATATGCAGTAAAACCAGGAGATGGTTCCGCCAGAGAGCAGGCTGCAAGCTGTCAGAGGGTAATCGGAGGACTGGCTAACATTACCAAGGAATATGCCACCAAGAGGTACCGTTCCAACGTAATGAACTGGGGTATGATTCCGTTCCAGATGACAGAGGAGCCAGAGTTTGAAGTGGGCGATTATATTTTTGTTCCTGGTATCAGAAAAGCTCTTGATGGAGATTTAAAAAATATCACTGCCTATCAGGTAAAAGGCAATGAGATGAAGGAGCTTCATTTATTCATTGCAGATATGACTTCAGAAGAACGTGAAATCGTAAAAGCAGGCTGTCTGATTAATTATAACAAGAACAGAAAAGGGATTTTGTAA
- a CDS encoding aldo/keto reductase has product MEYAKLGSSGIEISRLCVGCMSFGDPESKMHAWTLDPFESEAIIKHALELGINFFDTANCYSAGTSEEYLGKAIKNNISREKVVIATKVYFNDGNLSKEAIERELDGSLKRLGMDYVDLLIIHRFDYHTPEEETMEALHRAVQSGKVRAIGASAMYGYQFARLQNIAEKNGWTKFVSMQNHYNLLYREDERELIPICKEQGVVLTPYSPLAAGRLSRPWSANTLRSQTDTTAIGKYDSTKDSDMGIVTRVSELAEKYQCTMTQIALAWQFTKGVTAPLIGATKAKYFDDAAGSLQKQLSSEDVNYLEELYMPHKIVGAL; this is encoded by the coding sequence ATGGAATATGCAAAATTAGGAAGCTCTGGCATTGAGATATCGCGATTGTGTGTAGGCTGTATGAGTTTCGGTGATCCGGAAAGTAAAATGCATGCCTGGACCCTGGATCCATTCGAAAGTGAAGCAATTATTAAGCATGCTTTGGAACTTGGGATAAATTTTTTTGATACAGCAAACTGCTATTCCGCCGGGACCAGTGAAGAATACCTGGGGAAAGCCATTAAAAATAATATTTCCCGTGAAAAGGTTGTTATAGCAACAAAGGTCTATTTCAATGATGGCAATCTTTCAAAGGAGGCCATAGAAAGAGAGCTTGACGGTTCCTTAAAACGGCTGGGAATGGATTATGTGGATTTATTGATTATTCATCGTTTTGACTACCACACACCAGAGGAAGAGACCATGGAAGCACTTCATAGGGCGGTGCAATCCGGTAAGGTCCGCGCCATCGGAGCATCAGCCATGTACGGCTATCAATTTGCCAGACTACAAAATATAGCAGAAAAAAATGGCTGGACAAAATTTGTATCCATGCAGAATCATTACAATCTTCTTTATCGGGAAGATGAAAGGGAATTAATTCCTATCTGCAAGGAGCAGGGAGTGGTGTTAACTCCATACAGTCCTCTGGCAGCAGGAAGATTATCAAGGCCCTGGTCAGCGAATACTCTCCGCAGTCAGACAGACACAACAGCAATCGGTAAGTATGACAGCACCAAGGATTCTGATATGGGTATCGTGACCAGAGTCTCTGAATTAGCAGAAAAATATCAGTGCACCATGACCCAGATTGCTCTTGCTTGGCAGTTTACAAAAGGCGTAACAGCGCCTCTGATAGGTGCCACGAAAGCAAAATATTTCGACGATGCAGCAGGAAGCTTACAGAAGCAATTAAGCTCAGAAGATGTAAATTATCTGGAAGAATTATACATGCCCCATAAAATAGTTGGAGCATTATAA
- a CDS encoding molecular chaperone Hsp90: protein MDHEILKFVTEKSQELMNAPSCSSEAKAAARTWLDSVGTDQEAVETKKYMDELETCIMPIHSLIGFAESDKGTEILGADFAKKILGHAKEIEAAGAKYCDCPACAAAETILQKKNDILK from the coding sequence ATGGATCATGAAATTTTGAAATTTGTTACTGAAAAATCACAGGAATTAATGAATGCACCGTCCTGCAGCAGTGAGGCAAAAGCGGCAGCACGTACATGGCTGGACTCCGTTGGAACTGATCAGGAAGCAGTAGAGACAAAAAAATACATGGATGAGCTGGAAACGTGTATTATGCCCATTCACAGTTTAATAGGTTTTGCGGAATCTGATAAAGGAACTGAAATTCTTGGAGCTGATTTTGCAAAAAAAATACTGGGGCACGCCAAGGAAATCGAAGCTGCCGGAGCAAAATATTGTGATTGTCCGGCTTGTGCAGCAGCCGAAACAATTCTACAAAAAAAGAATGATATTCTTAAATAA
- a CDS encoding glycoside hydrolase family 36 protein: MDSILKEYILGDMVARYCMDEKKHVGLQLYPRDMPIPEMLKKNAKLDGMVQLKISGDIYQGSYAPGNTLRNGESTERLLFEDQKEVLIENSQTIITTLRDKRGYEVRHTLYWQQGSKSVEIWNELKNSSKTPVSIEMLSSFSLTGISPYIEGDGHNNILVHRLMSRWSQEGRLSTQTMEELQLDTSWTMGAVRCERFGQRGSLPVNGYFPFLAMEDRKHHVFWGAQLAHGASWQMEIYREDENIAMSGGLADREFGHWLKVIKPEESFVTPKAIVSVCHTDSIDVFTKRLTDAGQKAADMGPEEEQGLPMVFNEYCTTWGCPSHENIRGILDVIKGKGFTYFVIDCGWYKQPGIPWDMSMGDYEVSKELFPEGLEKTVEAIKEAGLKPGIWFEIEGVGKAAKAYQMEDHLLHVDGTVLTTTRRRFWDMKDPWVEQYLTEKVIGFLKRYGFEYMKIDYNDTIGIGCDGPDSLGEGLRINIEKTFEFLEKVKREIPGIVLENCASGGHRLEPRFLAATSMASFSDAHECEEIPIIAANLHRAVLPRQSQIWAVIRQEDSLKRIAYSIAAAFLGRLCLSGDVTRLSSHQWKVIDNGMAFYKKISPVIKRGQSYRFGPEVTSIRHPKGWQAVLRVGEDGTMAYSIIHIFDGDLPEVIQVPLTEDCPREVHDVYSDAKEEVVIEDSVLVYRPRENRKAVAVLLVRNE; encoded by the coding sequence ATGGATTCTATTTTAAAAGAATATATCTTAGGAGATATGGTGGCCCGTTATTGTATGGATGAAAAGAAGCATGTAGGACTTCAACTCTATCCAAGGGATATGCCAATTCCAGAAATGCTTAAAAAGAATGCAAAGCTTGATGGTATGGTGCAATTAAAAATATCAGGAGACATTTACCAAGGCTCATATGCTCCTGGAAACACCCTGCGCAATGGAGAAAGTACAGAGCGGTTATTGTTTGAGGATCAGAAAGAAGTTTTAATAGAAAATAGCCAAACTATTATAACCACTCTAAGAGATAAACGTGGATATGAAGTACGTCATACCCTTTATTGGCAGCAAGGCTCGAAATCTGTTGAAATATGGAATGAATTAAAAAATAGCAGTAAAACGCCAGTATCCATTGAAATGCTCTCCAGCTTTTCCTTAACAGGAATCTCTCCCTACATAGAAGGAGACGGTCATAATAACATCCTGGTTCACCGGCTTATGAGCCGCTGGAGCCAGGAAGGCAGGCTTTCCACTCAGACCATGGAGGAGCTTCAGCTGGATACCTCCTGGACCATGGGAGCCGTCAGATGTGAACGATTTGGACAAAGAGGCTCTTTGCCTGTCAATGGCTATTTCCCGTTTTTAGCCATGGAAGACAGGAAACATCATGTGTTCTGGGGCGCCCAGTTAGCACATGGTGCCTCCTGGCAAATGGAAATATACCGGGAGGATGAAAATATTGCCATGAGCGGAGGATTGGCTGACCGGGAGTTTGGCCATTGGCTTAAGGTCATAAAGCCGGAAGAGAGCTTTGTAACACCAAAAGCCATTGTTTCCGTATGCCATACGGATTCCATTGATGTCTTTACAAAAAGGCTGACAGATGCCGGACAGAAAGCAGCAGATATGGGACCAGAAGAGGAGCAGGGGCTTCCCATGGTATTTAATGAATACTGTACCACCTGGGGCTGCCCGTCTCATGAAAACATAAGGGGAATCCTGGATGTGATCAAAGGAAAAGGATTTACTTATTTTGTCATCGACTGCGGCTGGTATAAACAGCCCGGAATTCCCTGGGACATGAGCATGGGAGATTATGAGGTATCAAAGGAGTTGTTTCCAGAGGGACTGGAAAAGACGGTGGAAGCAATCAAAGAGGCTGGCTTAAAACCTGGTATCTGGTTCGAAATTGAAGGTGTGGGAAAGGCTGCTAAAGCTTATCAGATGGAAGACCATCTCCTTCATGTGGATGGGACTGTGCTTACAACCACCAGGCGCCGTTTCTGGGATATGAAGGATCCATGGGTTGAGCAGTATTTAACTGAGAAAGTCATTGGATTTTTGAAGCGCTACGGCTTTGAGTATATGAAAATTGATTACAATGATACCATAGGAATAGGCTGTGATGGTCCCGACTCCCTGGGAGAGGGACTTCGTATCAACATAGAGAAGACCTTTGAATTCTTAGAAAAGGTAAAGCGTGAGATTCCTGGCATTGTATTGGAAAACTGTGCTTCCGGAGGTCATCGTCTGGAGCCGCGTTTTCTGGCCGCTACCAGTATGGCATCCTTTTCCGATGCTCATGAGTGCGAAGAAATCCCCATAATCGCAGCCAACCTTCATCGTGCCGTTCTGCCAAGACAAAGCCAGATCTGGGCAGTGATCAGGCAGGAGGATTCCTTAAAAAGAATTGCATACTCCATCGCAGCTGCGTTTTTGGGAAGGCTTTGCCTCTCCGGCGATGTTACCCGACTTTCCTCCCACCAATGGAAGGTGATTGATAATGGAATGGCGTTCTATAAAAAGATATCTCCTGTAATTAAAAGAGGCCAGTCCTACCGTTTTGGACCGGAGGTGACAAGCATCCGGCATCCAAAAGGCTGGCAGGCTGTCTTACGGGTTGGAGAAGATGGAACGATGGCTTATTCGATCATCCATATATTTGATGGTGATCTTCCTGAGGTGATACAAGTTCCTCTTACGGAGGATTGTCCCCGTGAGGTTCATGATGTGTACTCGGATGCAAAGGAAGAGGTTGTTATTGAAGACAGCGTTCTCGTATACCGGCCAAGGGAAAACAGAAAAGCAGTTGCGGTGTTACTTGTAAGAAACGAATAA
- a CDS encoding (deoxy)nucleoside triphosphate pyrophosphohydrolase, producing MKTIQVSAALIKKDNKILATQRGYGEFKGGWEFPGGKIEKGETEEQALIREIKEELDVNINIHSKLTIVEYDYSEFHLTMHCYFCEIESGELTLKEHSSAKWLAKDELNKIQWLPADKEIIDTLLKIV from the coding sequence ATGAAAACAATACAAGTATCTGCGGCTCTAATAAAAAAAGATAATAAAATATTAGCAACGCAAAGAGGGTACGGTGAATTTAAAGGCGGCTGGGAATTTCCAGGAGGTAAAATAGAGAAGGGAGAGACGGAGGAACAAGCGTTAATACGTGAGATAAAAGAAGAGTTAGATGTAAATATAAATATTCATTCTAAACTAACTATAGTTGAGTATGATTACTCTGAGTTTCATCTTACCATGCATTGCTATTTTTGTGAGATTGAATCTGGGGAATTGACATTAAAAGAACATAGCTCGGCAAAGTGGTTGGCAAAAGATGAATTAAATAAAATACAATGGCTACCTGCTGATAAAGAGATCATTGATACATTACTTAAAATTGTATAA
- a CDS encoding LysR family transcriptional regulator — MTDRELLYVKTVTEVKSISRAAKKLFITQPSLSQSIQRIEQFLGTKLFNRTPEGLILTDAGERYYQAACKILKIYDDFESEIKDINTMKNGQISIGITNHLGNIILPEILQEFKKQCPHVTLTIYEGTTDNQEMKLLSGELDFAILHAPKKDTSPLLNYEILSNDPFIVVMEQNHPLVKAAKRMEGYTYPVLDIKLLKNQPFIMLHEDQRIRHVADSILAKAKINPEIILTLKNYETAQSMAGKGIGVTLLPEDYARLTSLESAPAFLSIEKKYSSGWDLCITTSNTSFLSHTDQYFLSLVRKYFSSSDE, encoded by the coding sequence ATGACAGACAGAGAGCTTCTATACGTTAAGACTGTAACGGAGGTAAAGAGCATTTCCCGTGCAGCGAAAAAGCTTTTTATCACTCAGCCTTCTTTAAGTCAATCCATTCAAAGAATTGAACAATTCCTGGGAACCAAGTTATTCAACCGGACTCCGGAGGGACTTATATTAACGGATGCCGGAGAACGGTATTATCAGGCCGCCTGTAAGATTTTAAAAATATATGATGATTTTGAATCAGAAATCAAAGATATCAACACCATGAAAAATGGGCAGATCTCCATTGGAATTACCAATCATTTGGGAAACATTATCCTTCCTGAAATACTTCAGGAATTTAAAAAGCAATGTCCTCATGTTACCTTGACCATATACGAAGGAACCACGGATAACCAGGAGATGAAGCTTCTTTCCGGAGAACTGGACTTTGCTATTTTGCATGCTCCAAAAAAGGATACCAGTCCGCTTCTGAATTATGAAATACTGTCCAATGATCCTTTTATCGTTGTGATGGAACAAAATCATCCCCTGGTCAAGGCGGCTAAAAGGATGGAAGGCTATACGTATCCGGTTCTTGATATTAAACTGCTTAAAAATCAGCCATTTATCATGCTTCATGAAGACCAGCGCATCCGGCACGTGGCCGACTCGATTCTGGCAAAAGCCAAAATAAATCCCGAAATCATATTAACCTTGAAAAATTATGAAACAGCCCAGTCAATGGCTGGAAAAGGAATTGGAGTTACCCTGCTGCCCGAGGATTATGCCCGTTTAACCTCTCTGGAATCTGCACCTGCTTTTTTATCCATTGAAAAGAAATATTCCTCAGGCTGGGATTTATGTATTACCACCTCTAATACAAGCTTTCTCTCCCACACGGACCAGTACTTTCTCTCACTTGTTCGTAAATATTTTTCAAGCAGCGACGAATGA